CGGGCGAAGCGGATGTAGTCGGTGCGCAAGACTTCCAGCATTTCTGCGCGAACCAGGCGCATGATCAGCGTCATCTGGAACAGGCCGAGCGTGATCGACGGCATGATCAGAGCTTTCAGGCCTGAAAGTGTCAGAAGGCCCGTCGTCCACCACCCGATGTGCACGACGTCGCCGCGACCGAACGAGGGCAGCCAGCCGAGCGTCACCGAGAACAGGTAGATCATGAGAATGCCGATCAGGAAGGTCGGCAGCGAAATGCCGATCAGGGACACCGCCTGAAACAGATGCGCAAGCCAGCTGTCGCGGCGCAGTGCCGAATAGACGCCCATCAGGATCCCGCTGACCATCGCGAAGATCGTGGCGCAGATCGCGAGTTCCAGCGTTGCCGGCATCCGCTCCCTTAGCAGGTTGGCGACCGGCAGGCGGAACTGGTAGGACACGCCGAACTTGAACTGCGCGGCATTGCCGATGTAGCGGCCGAACTGCACGATCACGGGATCGTCGAGACCGAGGGATTTGCGGATCGCGGCACGTTCGGCGCCCGACGTGTCCATCCCGACCATCTGGTTCACGGGATCGCCGGCGAAGCGGAACATCGAGAAGGAGATGATCCCGACAGCGATCATGACGCCAATGGCCTGGATGGCCCGGCGCAGTGTGAAAGCGAGCATCTGTTCCTTTCACATCTCTTCAGCAGTACGCATTATCGCATTAGCCCGAAACGGCAGAGCTTGAAACAGCAAGTCCCGGAAGCCAGATCTTGAAAGCGATGGCTTCCGGGACTTCACAACTTGTTGACGCTTACTCGTCCTGCTTGGTCGCCCAATAGAGCATGACCATGTTGTCCGCGCGCTGGGTCAGCTTCACCTTCTTCGAGACGCCCCACGCGAGCGCCTGCTGGTGCAGCGGGATATAGGCCCAGTCCTTCATCGAGACTTCGAAAGCCTGCTTGATCAAGAGATCGCGCTTGGTCTTGTCGGATTCGACGAGGACCTTGTCGGCGAGTTCGTCGAACTGCTTGTTGCAGTAGCCGGCGAGATTGGCTTCGCCGCGGTTGGGATCCTTGGGATCGTCGCGGCAACCCATGATGTCGTGCAGAACGTTCTGCGAATCCAGGGTGTCCGGGGTCCATCCCAGCATGAACAGCGAGGTCTTGTAGCCGCCGGGCTTCAGCACCTTGGCGAAATACAGGGCCTTCGGTTGCGCCAGCAGATCGACCTTGATGTTGATGCGGGCGAGCATGCCCACGATCGCCTGGCAGATCGCGGCGTCGTTGACGTAGCGATCGTTCGGGCAGTCCATCGTCACCTCGAAACCGCTGGCATAGCCGGCGTCGGCGAGGAGCTTCTTGGCGGCGTCGGGATCGAACTTCGGCCGGGTGAAATCCTTCGAGGGAAAGATCTCCGGTGCGACCATCAATGCGGACGGGGTGGAGAGCCCGCGCATGACGCGATTCTTGATCAGGTCGACGTCGATGGCCCGGTAGACCGCTTCGCGGACGCGAACGTCCTTGAACGGGTTCTTGCCCTTGACGTTGGAGTACAGGAGCTCGTCGCGCGCCTGATCCATGCCGACGAAAATGGTGCGGAGTTCAGGTCCCGTCAGCACGGTGGCGTTCGGGCTCGCCTTGACGCGCTCGATGTCCTGCACCGGAACCGGCTCGATCACGTCGACTTCGCCCGACAACAGAGCCGCGACACGCGTGGCGGGGTTGGCGATCGGCGTGAAGATGATCTCCTTCAGATTATGTTCCGGTTTGCGCCACCAGTTCGGGTTCGCCTTGAAGACGGTCTTCACGCCCGGCTGATGGCTCTCGATCATGAAGGGACCGGTGCCGTTTTCATGGAGCGAGGCGTAGCTCGGGGTCGTCGCGGCTGCGGGCGTCGGTGCCACCGCATCGTTCGCCTCTGCCCATTTCTTGTCCATGATGTACCAGGTCGCCCACAGCGCCGTCAGGATGGGATTGGGCGAGCTCAGGATGAAATCGACGGTGTAATCGTCGACCTTGACGGCCTTGGCGTCGGCGGGAACGCGGCTCTGGAAATTCGAGCCTTTCGCTCGCACGCGCTCGGCCGAGAACACCACGTCGTCGGCCGTGAAGGGGTCGCCATTATGGAATTTCACGCCCTTGCGCAGGTGGAAGCGCCAGCGCGTCGGCTCCGGCGTCTCCCAGCTTTCGGCGAGCGCCGGGATGATCTTCAGGTCCTTGTCGCGGGCAACCAGTCCCTCATAGACATGGCCGAGATGTGCACTGGTGGTCGACTCGTTCAGCGTGTAGGGGTCGAGCGACTTCAGTTCGCCCTGGTTGGCGTAGCGCAGCGTCTGGCTCGACGCCGGCGAGACCGTCAACGCAAGCATACCGGCGAGCGTCGCCGCAAACAGACTTCGACTGACTGACATTCTTGACCCTCTCCACACCGCCGTGCCGGTGGTTTTTGATTGTTCGGCCGGCTGATCAATCCATGTTGCCCAGAGTTCTCGGCCCGTGCAAGCGCCATTCCAGCAAGGAACGCGCCAAGTTGCACTGCTGTGCAGCAATGCTGACCCGCAATCTGGCGATCAAAACTTCGCGGGGGATATTCGACTTTCGGCCGTGGAGCCGCCGCGGGCCGGGCTGGAACACCCGTCGATGGCGCCGGGCACGTACAGCCGGTTTTGATTGACCATACCCGCCGATTGCAGACGCCGGCCTCCCGCCGCCTGCATCAGGTCGCTTGCGTCGCACCACAACTCGCGGCGATACTCCGTCGGGCCACTCGAATCTCATCTGGAGGGGACATGAAAGTTAATATTGAAATCGACTGCACCCCCCTCGAGGCCCGCCAGTTCTTTGGACTGCCCGATGTGATGCCGATGCAGACCGCCGTGATGGACAAGCTGCAGCAGCAGATGATGTCCAATATCGACAAGGTCTCGCCGGAATCGCTGATCCAGAGCTGGTTCACCTTCGATCCCAAGATCGCCGAGCGGTTTCAGGACATGTTCGTTACGATGGCGGGCCTCGGCGGCACGCGCAGCAACGACAAGAAGAAATAATGCCGTCCGGGCCGGACGGGCGGCAGGCGCCGGGCGGGCTTCGTCCGCCGGGCCTCGCTTTGCTGCTTGCAGAAGCGCGCGGCCTGTTCGAATTCAACGCGAGTCTGCTGCTGTCGCCGGTCCTGATGCGCGCGCCCAAAGGCGACGGTCATCCGGTGCTGGCGCTGCCGGGCTTTCTGGCCAGTGACCTCTCGATGGCGCCGATGCGGCGCTACCTCGGCGAGCTCGGCTATGAGGCACATGCCTGGCGGATGGGCCGTAATCTCGGCGGGCTGGGGCGGATGCGGGAGTCGCTGCGCGCCCGTCTTTCCGAAATCCATGCTGCGAGTGGACGCAAGGTCAGCCTGGTGGGATGGAGCCTCGGTGGCGTCTATGCCCGCGACCTCGCGCTCCAGGCGTCCGACATGGTCCGCTATGTCATCACGCTCGGTAGCCCGTTTGCCAACGATGTGCGGGCGACCAACGCCACGCGGCTCTACGAGGCGCTGTCCGGCGAGCGGGTCGAGGATTTCGCCGAACTGCGGGAGGCGATCGCCGGCGATCTGCCGGTGCCGGCGACATCGATCTATTCGCGGGCCGACGGTGTCGTGAATTGGCGGACCTGCCTGTTGCGCCCGTCAGACCGCGCCGAGAACATCGAAATTCACTTGGCGAGCCATCTCGGGCTCGGCGTCAACCCCGCGGCGCTGTGGGCCGTGGCCGACCGCCTGGCACAACCCGAAGGGGAATTCTCGCCATTTGATCGGACGGGGCCGTTTGCCATTGCATATGCCCCGCCGGAACAGGCAATATCGGCCTGACGAGAAGCGCCGGCCAAGGCGCCCGTCAAATTCTGCGGGAGGGAACTATGGCTGACGGTAAGAAGCTGTCGTCGCTGGACGCGTCGTTTCTTTATCTGGAAACGCCGGAGATGCCGATGCATGTCGGGAGCATGGCGATCTTTCGCCTGCCCGACGACTACAAGGGCGACTTCTTCGAAGACTTCAAGGCGATGATCGTCTCGCGCCTGCAGATCGCGCCGATCCTCAAAGCGCGCCTGGAGAAGGCGCCGCTCGACATCGATCATCCCTCCTGGGTCGAGGACGATCAGTTCGACATCGACCGTCACATCTTCCGCGCCAGCCTGCCTCAGCCGCGCGACCGCGCTACGCTGGAGCGCATCGTCGGCTGGATGCATGCGAAGCTGCTGAACCGGGCGCGCCCGCTCTGGGAATTCTACGTGTTCGAGGGCATGAAGGACAACGAGGTCGGGCTCTATTCCAAGATGCACCATGCCGCCATCGACGGCGGCGCCGGCGCGGCACTCACCAACATGATCTACGACATCTCGCCGATCCCGCGGAAGGTCGAGCCGCCGGCGGCAGGCACCAAGTCCGGACAGGAGCCGCGCGACATCGCGGCGAACCTGCTCGATTCCTATCAGCAGCTCTTCACCCAGCCGCTCGATGCTTCGGCGGCCGCGAAGAACCTGCAGTTGCCGCGCACCGGCAAGAGCGACATCGGCTCGATCCTGTTCGACAACGCGATGTACCAGATCGAGAGCGCGGTGCGCTTCGCCGGCAACATCCCGACCGTGCTCAAGAGCGTGTCCGACGTGCTCGGCAAGGTCGCCGATCCCAAATCGCGCGAGAGCCTTGCCAGCATGGTGTCGCCGCCGACCATGCTCAACAAGACCATCTCCTCGGAGCGGAGCTTTGCCGGCGTGTCGATCCCGCTGTCGCGGGCGAAGGCGCTGGCCAAGCAGGCCGGCGGCAAGCTCAACGACGTCGTGCTGGCGCTCGCCTCCGGCGTGGTCCGGCGTTACCTGAAGGAGTACAGCACGCTGCCGGCGAAATCGCTGACCGCGGCGGTGCCGATCTCGCTGCGCGAGGAGGGCAACACCGAGGCCAACAACCAGGTGTTCGGCATGATCTGCGCGATCGCGACCAACGTCGACGATCCCAAGGCGCGGCTGGAGACCATCATCGCGCAATCGACCAAGTCCAAGGAGATGTCGCACCCCCTGCGTGCGCTGATGCCCCAGGTCTCCAACATCTCGATGCTGGGCGCGCCGATCATGGTGCAGATCCTGGCGCTGCTCTACAGCCGCTCTAACCTGTCGGACGTGCTGCCGCCGGCCGCCAACATCACCGTGTCCAACGTGCCGGGGCCGCGGCAGACGCTTTATGCCGCCGGCGCGGAGCTGTTGCACATCTTCCCGGTCTCGATCTCGACCCACGGGCAGGCGCTCAACATCACCGTGCAGAGCTATCGCGACCAGCTCGATTTCGGCTTCATCGTCGGCGCCAACATCATTCCGCATGTGCAGGTGATGTGCGACATGTTGCCGGAGGAGTTCGCCGCGCTGGAGGCGGCCTACACGCCGCCGGTGGCGGATATCAAGGGCGCCGCCGAATAGGAATGTCTCAATGATTGAAATGCCGCCGCTCAAGTTCGCGACGACGAACGGAATCCGCATGGGCTATTACGAGGCGGGGCCTGTCACCGACAAGCCGCCGGTGGTGCTGTGTCACGGCTGGCCCGAGCTCGCTTTCTCCTGGCGCCACCAGATCAAGGCGCTGAGCGAGGCCGGCATTCGCGTGATCGCGCCGGACCAGCGCGGCTATGGCGCGACCGACCGGCCCGAGGCGGTCGAGGACTACGACATGGAGCATCTGACCGGCGATCTCGTCGGGCTGCTCGATCATCTCGGGATCGACAAGGCGATCTTCGTTGGTCACGACTGGGGCGGCTTCGTGGTCTGGCAGATGCCGCTGCGCCACCCCTCGCGCGTCGCCGGTGTCGTCGGCGTCAACACCCCGCATTGGGACCGCGCGCCGATCGATCCCATCGCGCTGTTCCGCCAGCGCTTCGGCGACCAGATGTACATCGTCCAGTTCCAGGATCCCGCGCGCGAGCCGGACAGGATCTTCGGCAGCCGCGTCGAGCAGACATTCGACGCCTTCATGCGCAAGCCGATGGCGCGGCCCGCGGCGAAGCCGGACGAGCCGCCGATTGCCGGCGTCGGCGCCTCGGCGAAGACCAATCTCGCCTTCCCGCAGATGATCGCGGCTTATGACGCCAAGGTCGATCCGCGCACGCCGATCCTGTCGGCCGACGAGAAGAAGGTGTTCGTCGACACTTTCACGAAGACCGGATTCACCGGCGGCATCAACTGGTATCGTAACTTTACCCGCAATTGGGAACGCGCAAAGGGACTGGATCATCACATCCATGTGCCGTCCTTGATGATCATGGCGGAGAACGATGCCGTGCTGCCGCCCTCGGCCGCCGACGGCATGGAAAAGCTGATCGGCGATCTTGAGAAGTATCTGGTGAAGGATAGCGGCCATTGGACGCAGCAGGAGAAGCCGGAAGAGGTCAGCGCCAAGCTGATCGAATGGCGTAGAAGGCGGTTTGGCTAATCGTTGTTGCGAGCTCGTCATTGGAGCGAAGCGACGATGCAATCCAAGCTGCCTCCGCGGATACTGTTCTGGATTGCTTCGCTTCGCTCGCAATGACGGCAGAGAATATCGAGGCAGGGGGAATCATTTTTAATGTCATCCAAGAACCGTCTGGACCCGATCCCGCACCCGCCGACCAAGCCCGTGGTCGGCAACATGCTGTCGCTGGATTCGGCTGCTCCCGTGCAGCATTTGACGCGGCTCGCCAAGGAACTGGGTCCGATCTTCTGGCTCGACATGATGGGTTCGCCGATCGTCGTCGTCTCCGGACACGATCTGGTCGACGAGCTCTCCGACGAGAAGCGCTTCGACAAGACGGTGCGTGGCGCGCTGCGGCGCGTGCGCGCGGTCGGCGGCGACGGCCTGTTCACGGCCGACACCCGGGAGCCGAACTGGAGCAAGGCGCACAATATCCTGCTGCAGCCCTTCGGCAACCGCGCCATGCAGTCCTATCATCCGAGCATGGTCGATATCGCCGAGCAGCTCGTACAGAAATGGGAGCGGCTCAACGCCGACGACGAGATCGACGTCGTCCACGATATGACCGCGCTGACGCTGGACACGATCGGCCTGTGCGGTTTCGACTACCGCTTCAACTCCTTCTACCGGAGCGACTACCATCCCTACGTCGAATCGCTGGTGCGCTCGCTCGAAACCATCATGATGACGCGCGGTCTTCCGTTCGAGCAGATCTGGATGCAGAAGCGGCGCAAGACTCTCGTCGAAGACGTCGCCTTCATGAACAAGATGGTCGACGAGATCATCGCCGAGCGCCGCAAGAGCGCGGAGGGGATCGACGACAAGAAGGACATGCTGGCGGCGATGATGACCGGCGTCGATCGCTCGACCGGCGAGCAGCTCGACGACGTCAACATCCGCTACCAGATCAACACCTTCCTGATCGCGGGCCACGAGACCACCAGCGGGCTGTTGTCCTACACGCTCTATGCGCTGCTCAAGCATCCGGAGATCCTCAAGAAGGCCTATGACGAGGTCGATCGCGTCTTCGGGCCCAACGTCGATGCCAAGCCGACCTACCAGCAGGTGACCCAGCTCACCTACATCACGCAGATCCTGAAAGAGGCGCTGCGGCTGTGGCCGCCGGCGCCGGCCTACGGCATCTCGCCGCTCAAGGACGAGACGCTCGGTGGCGGCAAGTACAAGCTCCGCAAGGGCACCTTCACCACCATCCTGGTGACGGCGCTGCATCGCGATCCCAGCGTCTGGGGGCCGAATCCGGATGCGTTCGATCCCGAGAATTTCAGCCGCGAGGCGGAAGCCAAGCGGCCGGTCAATGCCTGGAAGCCGTTCGGCAACGGCCAGCGCGCCTGCATCGGTCGCGGCTTTGCCATGCACGAGGCGGCGCTGGCTCTGGGCATGATCCTGCAGCGGTTCAAGCTGATCGACCATCAGCGCTATCAGATGCATTTGAAGGAAACGCTGACGATGAAGCCGGAAGGCTTCAAGATCAAGGTTCGTCCGCGCGCCGATCGCGAGCGCGGAGCTTATGGCGGGCCGATTGCGGCATCCAGTTCAGCGGCGAAGGCGCCGCGCCAGCCGACGGCGCGCCCCGGCCACAACACGCCGATGCTGGTGCTGTACGGCTCCAATCTCGGCACGGCGGAAGAACTCGCGACGCGCATGGCCGATCTCGCCGAGATCAACGGCTTTGCCGTGCATCTCGGCCCGCTCGACGAATATGTCGGCAAGCTGCCGCAGGAGGGCGGCGTGCTGATCATCTGCGCCTCCTACAACGGTGCGCCGCCCGACAACGCGACGCAGTTCGTCAAATGGCTCGGCAGCGATTTGCCGAAGGACGCCTTTGCCGGCGTGCGCTACGCCGTGTTCGGCTGCGGCAACAGCGACTGGGCTGCGACCTATCAATCGGTGCCGCGCCTGATCGACGAGCAATTGTCGGCGCATGGCGCGCGCGCGGTTTATCCGCGCGGCGAGGGCGATGCGCGCAGCGATCTCGACGGCCAGTTCCAGAAATGGTTCCCGGCGGCCGCGCAGGTCGCGACCAAGGAATTTGGTATCGACTGGAATTTCACCCGCACCGCCGAGGACGACCCGCTCTATGCGATCGAGCCGGTCGCGGCGACCGCCGTCAACACGCTCGTCGCGCAGGGCGGCGCTGTCGCGATGAAGGTGCTCGCCAACGACGAGCTCCAGAACAAGGCTGGGTCCAATCCGTCGGAGCGCTCGACGCGCCATATCGAGGTGCAGCTGCCCTCCAACGTCACCTATCGCGTCGGCGACCATCTCAGCGTCGTCCCGCGCAACGATCCGACCCTGGTGGATTCGGTCGCCCGCCGCTTCGGTTTCCTGCCGGCCGACCAGATCAGGCTGCAGGTTGCCGAGGGCCGCCGCGCACAGCTGCCGGTGGGGGATGCCGTGTCAGTCGGCCGCCTGCTCAGCGAGTTCGTCGAACTGCAGCAGGTTGCGACGCGCAAGCAGATCCAGATCATGGCGGAGCACACCCGCTGTCCCGTCACCAAGCCGAAGCTGCTGGCCTTTGTCGGCGAAGAGGCTGAGCCGCTCGAGCGTTACCGCGCCGAGATCCTGGCCAGGCGCAAATCGGTGTTCGACCTGCTGCTCGAACATCCGGCCTGCGAATTGCCGTTCCATGTCTATCTGGAAATGCTCTCGCTGCTGGCGCCGCGCTATTACTCGATCTCGTCCTCGCCGTCGGTCGACCCGGCGCGATGCAGCGTCACCGTTGGCGTGGTCGAAGGGCCGGCCGCCTCGGGGCGCGGCACCTACAAGGGCATCTGCTCGAACTATCTCGCCAATCGCCGCGTGGGCGATGCAATCTACGCCACCGTGCGCGAGACCAAGGCCGGCTTCCGGCTTCCCGACGATCCAACCGTGCCGATCATCATGATCGGCCCGGGCACCGGCCTCGCACCGTTCCGCGGCTTCCTCCAGGAGCGCGCGGCGCGCAAGGCGAAGGGCGCCACCCTCGGACCCGCGATGCTGTTCTTCGGATGCCGCCATCCCGACCAGGATTTCCTCTACGCGGATGAACTGAAGGCGCTGGCGGCGGGGGGCATCACCGAGTTGTTCACGGCGTTCTCGCGCGCGGATGGTCCGAAGACCTATGTGCAGCACGTGCTTGCCGCGCAGAAGGACAAGATCTGGCCGCTGATCGAGCAGGGCGCAATCGTCTATGTCTGCGGCGACGGCGGCAGGATGGAGCCTGACGTGAAGGCGGCACTGGTCGCGATCCATCGCGAGAAGAGCGGCAGTGATGCAGCCGCCAGCGCACGCTGGATCGAGGAGATGGGTACGACGAACCGCTATGTGCTCGACGTCTGGGCGGGCGGATAGGCGAAGATGACCCTCGTGGCGCCCGGATGAGCAAAGCGACATCCGGGATCTCGCGGCACGAGCGGTCCCGGGTATCGCGTCGCTCACCCGGGCTACGAAGTATTCATGCTAAACGTCTCCCATGATTCCCTGGGAAAAAATCGACACCGCCAAAATCCCCGGCTCCGACGAAGAACTCCGCCTGATGCGGCGGGGCAAGGAGTTCTCCATCAAGCTCGGCACCAACGAGCTGATGAACAACCGGCTGTCGGGCTCGGAGGCCGCGCTCGCAACGCTCGCGGCGAAGCAGATCGAGAAGGTTGCAAAGCCCGCCGTCCTGATCGGCGGCCTCGGCATGGGCTTTACGCTGCGTGCAGCGCTGACCGTGCTCGGGCCCAAGGCGAAGATCGTGGTTTCCGAGCTCGTGCCCGCGGTGGTCGCCTGGGCGCGAGGCCCGATGGCCGAGGTCTTCGGCGACAGCCTTGATGATGCCAGGGTGAAGATTCGGGAAATCGACGTCGGCGAAGTCATCCGTGCCAAGAGCTCGGCCTTCGACGCCATCCTCCTCGACGTTGACAACGGGCCGGAAGGGCTGACCCGCAAGGGCAATGATGCGCTCTACAGCGCGAGTGGATTGCAGGCGGCGAAGACGGCGCTGCGGCCGGGCGGGGTGCTGGCCGTCTGGTCATCGGGACCCAATGATGCCTTCACCAAGCGCCTTCGCAGGGCCGGCTTCGACGTCAATGAAGTGGCCGTCCGCGCCACCGGCAGGGGCGGCGGTGCGCGCCACGTAATCTGGCTCGCGAAGAAGGCCTAAGCAGCAGCTTTACGCCGCCTGCGCCGTCGCGCTATGCGCGTGCTTGTCGATGGCCCCGATGATCTCCGGCCAGAACCGCATCGGCAGCGCGTGGCCCATGCCGTCGATCATCAGCAGTTTTGCGTTCGGAATCGACGCCGCCGTGTCCTTGCCGCCCTCCGGCCGCACCAGCGGATCGACGGTGCCGTGAATGACGAGCGTCGGCGTCTGCACGGCGTGCAGCCGTTCCTTGCGGCTGCCGGAGGCGAGCACGGCGCGGAGCTGGCGGCCGACGCCGGCCGGATTGAGCCCGCGCGCGAACACGCGCTCGGCGCGTTCAGGGTCGAGCGCTTCCTCCTCCGGGAAATGTCCGGCGCGCAACACCTTCCAGGTCTGGCCGTAGCGAACGATGAACTCCTCCTTGCTGCGCGGTGGCGGCGCCATCAGCATTGCGGCGGCCTCGCGCGTCGGCGGCGGCACGCGCGGATTGCCTGTCGTCGACATGATCGACGTCAGTGAGCGGACACGGTGCGGAAACGACAACGTGACCTCCTGCGCGATCATGCCGCCCATGGATGCGCCGACCAGATGCGCCGATCTGATGCCGAGCGCATCCATCAGCCCGACCGTGTCTTTCGCCATGTCGATCAGCCTGTAGGTTGCGTCGACGGGAATCCTGAGGAAGCGCAGCTTCAGCAGCTCGAGCGGCGTCAACCGCTTGCCGCCGGTGAGATGACTGGACTTGCCGATGTCGCGATTGTCGAAGCGGATCACGCGAAAGCCGCGCGCGGCAAGCTGCTCGCAGAACGCATCGTCCCAATGGATCATCTGCGCCCCGAGCCCCATGATCAGCAGCAGCGGTTCGGCATTGTCGTTGCCGAAGATCTCGTAGCAGATGTCGATGCCGTTGGCGCGGACGGTCTGGGGCGGCTGATGGGCGGTCACGGGCGTTCCCTCTCTGCTTGCTGATGCTGTATCGCACGGTTTCCTGTTGCAATGAAGCTACGCGACACTCAGCCGCTGACCCCGGTTGACCACTCCCTCGCAACGGTGTCGTATGGCGGAAAGAAGGGGCATCGAAGCTCTCGATATCAGGAGGACGCCGATGACCGACAAGACCAACGACCCCGTTGCCATGTGGCAGAAGATGATGGGCGAGATGGAGAAGGGGTTCAACTCCTTCGCCAACCAGGCCATGTCCTCGCCCGAGTTTTCACAGGCGATGAACCGCGCGGGCGGTGTTGCTGCAGGTGCTCAGAAGCAGCTCGGCGAGCTCATGGAGAAATATCTGGTCTCGATGAACCTGCCGAGCCGGGAGCAGGTCACCGGTCTTGCCGAACGGCTGCAGTCGGTCGAAGCTCAGATCGGCGAGATCAAGTCGATGCTGAGCCGGATGGCTGCGAGTTCCGGGATCCCGTCGGACATGGACGGCGCGCCGCGACCACCGCGGACGAAGCGCCCGCCTTCCGAAAGCGGAGAGCCGACATGAACGCGCCGACGGGACTTGATTTCGCATCCATCCCGGAGCGCATCCAGTCCGAGGTGCAGCGCGCCATCCAGCGCAGCATCAAGGGCGTCGAGTATTTCTCGACCTCCGGCCCATCGCTCGGCTCGACTCCGAAGGACGTGCTGCATACGCGCGGCACCATGAATCTCTATCACTACCGGCCGATGTCGGACGAGATCTACCGCGTGCCGGTGCTGATCGTGATGGCCACCACCAACCGCGGCTACATTCTCGACCTCGTGCCCGGCCAGAGCTTCATCGAATTCCTGCTCAAGCGCGGTTACGATGTCTATTTGCTCGACTGGAGCGCGCCGCGGCCGGAGGAGAAGAGCCTGCGGATGGAGGACTACGTCCTCGACTTCATCCCCGATTGTGTCCGCCGGGTGCAGGTCGATTCGGGCGAGCGGGACGTCTCCGTGATCGGCTATTGCTTCGGCGGCGTGCTGTCGCTGCTCTACGGCGCGATCCACGCGGATGGGCCGATGAAGAACCTGATCTGCTTCACCACGCCGATCGATTTCCGCGAGATGAAGCTGTTCGCCAATTTCTCCGACCGCCGCTATTTCGACGTCGACCGCCTCGTCGACAGTGTCGGCAACGTGCCGCCGGAGATGATCCTGTCCTCGTTCGAGATGCTGCGCCCCGCCTCGCGCACGGTGAGCCAGATCCAGCTCTGGGAGAACATCTGGAACGACGAGTTCGTCAAATCCTACCGCATGTTCGACCGCTGGGCGACCGATACGCTGCCGCTGGCGGGCGAATATTTCCGCGGTATCACCAAGGACCTGATGTGGGACAACAAGCTGTTCAACGACGCCATGTCGGTCGGCGGCCGCGCGGCGAATCTCGAAGATATCAAGGTGCCGTTCCTGCACGCGGTCGCCGAGCACGATCACATCGTGCCGTATGAGGCCGCCAAGCACCTGATCGCGAAGATCGGGTCCGAAGACAAGGAAGAGGTGATGCTGAAGGGCGGTCACGTCTCGCTCGTCGCGGGAGCCAACGCGGTTAAGCGGCTGTGGCCGAAACTGGATTCCTGGCTGGGAAAGAGGTCGACATGAGCGAGCAGCGTTCCTATCCGCGCCACGTCAAGACCGACGCCGGCGATATCGAGATCCGCCTGATGTCGCCCGCTGATGAAGCCGCGGTGCTGGCCTTCGGCAAGGGCCTGCCGACCCACGATTTATTGTTTCTTCCGCGCAACATCAGCGAGCCGAAGGTGCTGTCAGCCTGGGTCAAGGAGATCGAGCGGGGCGTGATCACGAGCCTGCTTGCGGTCAGGGACGGCAAGGTGGTCGGCTGCGGCACGCTGGTGCGCGATCCGCACTCGTGGTCGCCCCATGTGGGCGAGATCCGCATGGTGGTCTCGCTCGACGTTCGCGGGAAGGGGGTAGGGCGGGCGCTGTCGCAGGAGACCTTCGCGCTCGCGCTCGGCGCGGGCCTGGAGAAGTTGTCGGTCCAGATGACGGTCGACCAGCAGGCCGCAATTGCCGTTTTCGAGAGCCTCGGTTTCAAGGCCGAAGCATTGCTGCGGGACCACGTCCGGGACGTCGACGGCAAGACCCACGACATAGTCGTGCTTGGCCACAACATCGCGCAGGTCCAGGCCCAGATGGAAGCCTACGGGCTGCCGGGGGCGGTCCAGCACTAGGCACGCCCGGCCGCCATCGAAAAATGGAAATCAACCCCATGCACAGTAGGCCGCAACCCAAAAAGGCGGCAGCTTGCCCGAATTTAGCGCTGTTCACGGCTTCGTGATATCGCA
The sequence above is drawn from the Bradyrhizobium amphicarpaeae genome and encodes:
- a CDS encoding ABC transporter permease, whose amino-acid sequence is MLAFTLRRAIQAIGVMIAVGIISFSMFRFAGDPVNQMVGMDTSGAERAAIRKSLGLDDPVIVQFGRYIGNAAQFKFGVSYQFRLPVANLLRERMPATLELAICATIFAMVSGILMGVYSALRRDSWLAHLFQAVSLIGISLPTFLIGILMIYLFSVTLGWLPSFGRGDVVHIGWWTTGLLTLSGLKALIMPSITLGLFQMTLIMRLVRAEMLEVLRTDYIRFARARGLTTRAVHFGHALRNTLVPVITVAGLQFGSVIAFAIITETVFQWPGMGLLFVQAVQNVDIPIMAAYLMMVSLIFVTINFVVDILYTIVDPRLRSTVSQAH
- a CDS encoding ABC transporter substrate-binding protein, producing MSVSRSLFAATLAGMLALTVSPASSQTLRYANQGELKSLDPYTLNESTTSAHLGHVYEGLVARDKDLKIIPALAESWETPEPTRWRFHLRKGVKFHNGDPFTADDVVFSAERVRAKGSNFQSRVPADAKAVKVDDYTVDFILSSPNPILTALWATWYIMDKKWAEANDAVAPTPAAATTPSYASLHENGTGPFMIESHQPGVKTVFKANPNWWRKPEHNLKEIIFTPIANPATRVAALLSGEVDVIEPVPVQDIERVKASPNATVLTGPELRTIFVGMDQARDELLYSNVKGKNPFKDVRVREAVYRAIDVDLIKNRVMRGLSTPSALMVAPEIFPSKDFTRPKFDPDAAKKLLADAGYASGFEVTMDCPNDRYVNDAAICQAIVGMLARINIKVDLLAQPKALYFAKVLKPGGYKTSLFMLGWTPDTLDSQNVLHDIMGCRDDPKDPNRGEANLAGYCNKQFDELADKVLVESDKTKRDLLIKQAFEVSMKDWAYIPLHQQALAWGVSKKVKLTQRADNMVMLYWATKQDE
- a CDS encoding DUF6489 family protein, whose product is MKVNIEIDCTPLEARQFFGLPDVMPMQTAVMDKLQQQMMSNIDKVSPESLIQSWFTFDPKIAERFQDMFVTMAGLGGTRSNDKKK
- a CDS encoding esterase/lipase family protein, translated to MPSGPDGRQAPGGLRPPGLALLLAEARGLFEFNASLLLSPVLMRAPKGDGHPVLALPGFLASDLSMAPMRRYLGELGYEAHAWRMGRNLGGLGRMRESLRARLSEIHAASGRKVSLVGWSLGGVYARDLALQASDMVRYVITLGSPFANDVRATNATRLYEALSGERVEDFAELREAIAGDLPVPATSIYSRADGVVNWRTCLLRPSDRAENIEIHLASHLGLGVNPAALWAVADRLAQPEGEFSPFDRTGPFAIAYAPPEQAISA
- a CDS encoding wax ester/triacylglycerol synthase family O-acyltransferase codes for the protein MADGKKLSSLDASFLYLETPEMPMHVGSMAIFRLPDDYKGDFFEDFKAMIVSRLQIAPILKARLEKAPLDIDHPSWVEDDQFDIDRHIFRASLPQPRDRATLERIVGWMHAKLLNRARPLWEFYVFEGMKDNEVGLYSKMHHAAIDGGAGAALTNMIYDISPIPRKVEPPAAGTKSGQEPRDIAANLLDSYQQLFTQPLDASAAAKNLQLPRTGKSDIGSILFDNAMYQIESAVRFAGNIPTVLKSVSDVLGKVADPKSRESLASMVSPPTMLNKTISSERSFAGVSIPLSRAKALAKQAGGKLNDVVLALASGVVRRYLKEYSTLPAKSLTAAVPISLREEGNTEANNQVFGMICAIATNVDDPKARLETIIAQSTKSKEMSHPLRALMPQVSNISMLGAPIMVQILALLYSRSNLSDVLPPAANITVSNVPGPRQTLYAAGAELLHIFPVSISTHGQALNITVQSYRDQLDFGFIVGANIIPHVQVMCDMLPEEFAALEAAYTPPVADIKGAAE